One window from the genome of Natrinema caseinilyticum encodes:
- a CDS encoding cupin domain-containing protein: MTMAPDPSTVNIVTITDIDRRIDSATVCRPLTGALNASNVAINYYELVPGDSFAYGYHAHDAQEEVFIVTSGTVTFETEEGETVVESGEAIRFAPGEYQQGTNTGDNRVEALALGAPQDGGGLDLLRDCETCGERTPHTIEWADDREAKLTVCLNCGDRTGRYD, encoded by the coding sequence ATGACGATGGCTCCCGATCCTTCGACCGTGAACATAGTCACGATCACCGACATCGACCGGCGAATCGACTCGGCGACCGTCTGCCGACCACTCACCGGCGCACTGAACGCGTCGAACGTCGCGATCAACTACTACGAACTCGTGCCCGGCGATAGCTTCGCATACGGATACCACGCCCACGACGCACAGGAGGAGGTGTTCATCGTCACTTCGGGGACGGTGACTTTCGAAACGGAGGAGGGGGAGACCGTTGTCGAATCGGGAGAGGCGATCCGGTTCGCACCGGGAGAGTACCAACAGGGAACGAACACTGGGGACAATCGAGTCGAAGCGCTCGCCCTCGGTGCTCCACAGGACGGGGGCGGACTCGACCTGTTGCGCGACTGCGAAACCTGCGGTGAGCGAACGCCTCACACGATCGAGTGGGCGGACGACCGCGAGGCGAAACTGACGGTGTGTCTGAACTGCGGAGACCGGACCGGA